ATATTTCCACGCAGAGCGCAAGGCCAAGCCCGGCCCCGTTTTTACTTCTGGCCCGGGATTTATCTACCATATAGAAGGCTTTCGTGATCTTGCGCAGTTCCTCCTGCGGAATGCCGATGCCATTGTCTCTGACTGCGAACCGGTAACCATTTTCGAGTGTCTGACCGCTGACCTCGATCTTCCCTCCCGGCTCCGATGCCTTGCGGGCGTTGTCGATCAGATTCACAAGCACCGTCTTGATCAGATTCATTTCCGCCAGAATCTCTCCCGGCTCGTATGTAAAGGTAAATACCGCTTCTTTGCTTCCCGCAAACATATCCTGCAGATATGCAAACATTGCCTCCGCCGATACGCTCTGAAGCTCCGCCTCATTTTTCCCGGCAACGATAATGTCGAGCAGGCGAAACGACATGGCCTCCAGACGTTTCCCCTCCGTATAAATATAATTTGCGGACATAAAGCTGTTCTCTTCGTCCAGTTTATGAGAACGCAGCATATCCGCATACCCGATAATGGCTGTCAGCGGTGTCTTCAGCTCATGGGCAAACGCACCCATAAACTCTTCTTTCGCCTCGATCTCCTCTTCCAGCCGTTCGATATTCCGTTCCAGCGCTTTCGCCATTTTATTAAAATCTCGTGTCAGCTGCCCGAGTTCGTCCCGGCTGACCTGTCTGGCCCGGTAAGAGTAATCCCCGGCCGCCATCCGCTTGGCCGCTTTCGTCAGCAGGCGGACCGGCTTTGTCATGAACGACGAGATAAAGTGCATGGCTATCGTACCGACGATCAGCATCACGAACATGACCTGCCGGTACAGGGAAAATCCCATCGCCCGCTCTGTGAACACTTCCGAGACATCCTTCATCATCTCCAGATAGAGAACTCTGTCCAGCGCCTTTACCGCAATTCCGGTATGAATATAGTACTTATCCCCTGAGCGGATGATCCGGTATGCCTTTTTCTCTTCCTCCATCTGCATCAGCAGTTCATCGTCCGCTGAAAATCCGTTGCCCGTATAGAGCACATTTTTCTGCTCGTCAGAGACGCGCAGCAGTCTGCCGCTCCCCCGGCCGCTCATCTCCAGATTGGAAGTGATCTCTTCCACCGTACTGTCCGGCAGTACGCTGTATTTGGCAGGCACACTCAAAGACGCTGTCTCGAAAGCGAAGCTGAGAATGCTGCTTTCATCCAGAGCCTGGCTCACTTCCCGTTCCAGAGACGTCTCAAATACATAATTCACAAGATAGAAGCCGGAAAACCCCAGCGCCAGCGCCATGACAATGATCATCCACAGCAGCAATTTCAGAGAAAATTTCATTGTGATACCTCTAAACGGTAACCGACCTTATACACCGCCACCAGGCAGCGCTCCCAGCCCAGCTTTCTTCGCAGACGCTGTACATGCAGATCCAGAGTCCGGCTGTCGCCCAGATACTCCTCTTCCCACACTTTCTCATACAGCGTCTCACGAAAGAGCGCCACATTTTTGTTTTTGATAAACAGTACAAGCAGGCCGAATTCTTTGTTCGTCAGTACAATGGGTTTCCCGGCCTTCGTCACTCTCCGGGCCTCCACATCCACCGTCACATCTCCGGCTGACAGCTTCTGTTCCGTCTTATTGTAACGACGCAGCACTGCCTCCACTCTTGCAACAAGCTCCACCACGTCAAACGGCTTCACAAGATAATCGTCCGCGCCCAGTTTCAGTCCCTTCACCCGGTCTTTCACCGCATGTTTGGCAGTGATAAAGATCACGGGAATTTCCAGCGGCCTGATATATTCCATAATGTCATAACCGTCCGCCCCCGGCAACATAATATCCAAAAGGATCAGATCATAGGTATTCTTCTCAATCAGATCCAGCGCCTCCAGTCCGTCCTGCACGGAAGTGCACTGATACCCGGCGGAAGACAGGTTGAGGTCGATCAGGTCGCAGATCGGTTTTTCATCGTCAACTATCAGTATCTTAATCATCTTCTGTTTTCTCTACTTTCCATCCCCAGTAAGCCCGCGCCTTCTCCACGAGCTTCTCCATCGTATCGTCATCGTTACAGCGGTATTTTGCCTTGATCTCCGTATCCGCAGAAAATGCTCCCGTCCGCTGATAGTAAATCGAATAATCGGTCTCCACGAGCATCTCGCCCTCGTCAGTCTCATAACTGTATTTTGCCAGTATGACAATGTCTTTCAGCCCGTCCCCGTCAATGTCCTGACAGTTAATCCCCTTGAGCGCATACAGATTATCATAATTTCCCATCGGCTGAAGGCTGGCGATAATATTCCCCTGCTCATTGGCAACATAGACCATAAAAATATCAAAACTGGCGATATGATAAATACCCGGCACGACTTTCAGCCGCCCCAGCTTACCAAATGTCCTCGTATAATATTGTTCCGGGATGATCTCCAGTCCCTGCGCAAGCAATTCATCCAGTGTGGAAGCCGTATATAGAAATTCCGTAGAATGGCCGTCTCTGACAAAAGCAATAATCAGTTCCGTGTTTTTGTTCATCCCGAACCGATTGATCTGATCCGAGATACGATAATCCTGGTAAAATCCTGTCTGCTGCCCGCTCTGGAACAATACATCACCTACCCGGTACGGTTTTCCGGCATACGGGCCGCCGTCGTTGACACAAGTCGTCAACAGCACGATGTCCATATACCCGTCTCTGTTCAAGTCCTCAAAGACGATCGCTGCAATGCTGCGCCCCGGCTGCTTCATCTGGCCCGGAAACCGGTTATTCGTCTCCAGTTGATCGGTCCGGTAAATAACAGTCCCGTCCTCCTGCGCAAAAAACAGCGCCAGACGTCCGTGCTGTTCGTCAAACGCCGGAATCATCGAGATCTCTCCGTATCCTTTCACCTCAATGGGAAATATCTGATCTTCCACCACGGTAAACCCGCACCCACCAATATCTCCGGTCTTTTCTATGGCGGCAAGGCGGCTTTTGTACTCCTCATAATCTGCCAGAACATTGTCATTTTCCGCCCGTACCGGAAGCGGAACAAGGAGACAGGCCGCCGCCAGCAAGACCGCCATTACCTTTCCTGCGTACTTCAAAATATCCCTTCTCTTTCCACCGGCCGCTTAAGCAAATCGGGCCGCGATCTCCTTCAGTCTGTCGGGGTATGCGCTGCGGAACTGTTCATAAGTCATGCCATGTTCCGACACCTCTCTGCCCAGTGCCACGAGAAATTCCGGAATATCTTCCTCCAGCAGATTGGCCAGATCGTTTCCGAACCGTTCCTCTCCGAATGCCGCGCAGCCGTCCTCATAGACGGCAAATGAAAATTTCGGCCCTTCCGGCGTCGGTTTCTTACCGCCCCGAAAACCGAGCGCGCCAATCTGATGCGCCGAGCAGGAGGACGGACAGCCGGAAATATGAATCTCCGGCAGTACGCCGTCTGCGAACCCCTCTTCCTTTACACGGGCAAGGCAGGCCGCCAGAAGTTCCTGTGATTTGCCGATTCCCACCTGGCAGGTGGCTGCCCCGATACAGGCGACAGATCGTTCAAACAACGTCTCCGCGCCGTCCGCTGTCAGCGCCAGCACCTGCTTCGCCTCATGCGCCGTCAGATTGATCACATACAACCCTTCCTGCGGTGTGATACGCACCACAACTTCTTCCATATCTCTGACCGCCTCATACAATTTCCTGAAAAAATCTGTGGACGGATTCCCGCCAAACGGGTGATAAAAGACCGCATACAATCCGTCCTGTTTCTGCTTAATAATGCGGCTGCCGCTGATCTCTCCATCGCCCTTTTTCGTAATAACCGGTGTCTGCACCTGAATATCCAGTCCGCCCTGTGCCAGATTCTTTTCCAGTTTCTCCGTAAATATTTTCTGAATGCCGTCAATACCCAGTGTATTCTGCAGATAGCGGGTCCTCGACACGGCCCGTTTCTCATACTCGCCATATTCGGTAAACAGATCGACCATCGAACGGATATAATACAATATCTTCGAAGGCTCTGCGCCTTCCGCTACCTTTACCCCCATCTTGGGATTGCTTCCAAGTCCCCCTGCCACATACACACTGAATGTGCCGCCGGCCTCCGCCACAAATCCCATGTCCCGAAATGTAGCATGTGTGTCATTTTTAACACCGTTCTCAAAACAAATCTTCAGCTTTCTCGGAAGCCTCACAGTCTTGATCAGTCCCAGCGCATAATCCGCCGCCTCTTTCGCATACGGCATCACGTCAAAGAACTCTCCCTCCTCGACACCCGAGAGAGGCGAACACATTACATTTCTCGGGAAATCGCCTCCGCCCCCTCTCGTGATGATACCATGATCAAACGCCTCTTCAATCAGCCCGCACACAGTCGCTTCCGTCAGGTCATGAAGCTGGACACTCTGACAAGTGCTCAGATGCACCCTGTCGATGCCGTGCCTTTCTATGCTGTCCGCAATAAATTTCAGATTTTCCCTGTCGACCTCCCCGCCGGTGAGACGCAGCCGGAGCATACTGCGCTCCCCGCCCCGCTGCGCATAACTGCCAAATCCTCCGGAAAATGACTTGTACTCGGGCACTGATACCTCTCCCGCATAAAATTTCCCCGTCATCTCACGAAACGCTTTCAGATCCTCCCGGAACTCTTCTCTATGATCGATTGCCATTGTTGTTTCCCTGCCTTTTCTTTTTTCAGATCATTGTCAAACACGATAGGAAGCCCTCTTACTTCCACGCATTGGCCATCTCATAGAAATGATAATACATTCCCTCTCTGGCCATCAATGCCTCGTGGTTTCCTTCCTCCACGATGCCCTCCTGTGTCAGCACCATGATCCTGTCGGAATTGCGGATACTGGACAGTCTGTGCGCAATCGTCAGCGTCGTCCTCCCTTTCGCCAGCTCGTCCAGAGAGCGGGCAACCGCATACTCACTCTCGTTGTCAAGCGCAGACGTCGCCTCGTCCAGAATGATCACCGGGGGATTTTTGAGAAATACCCGGGCGATGCTGATACGCTGTTTCTGTCCGCCCGACAGCTTCACGCCCCGCTCACCGACATAAGTATCATATCCATCTTTGAGCATATTTATAAATTCATCCGCGCCCGCCCGTTTCGCAGCCTCTCTGACCTCTTCCATGGACGCACCCGGTTTCCCGTAAGCAATGTTATCATAGACCGTACCGGAAAACAGATAGACGTCCTGCTGCACGACACCGATATTTCTGCGCAGACTTTTTAACGTAAACTGGCGGATATTTTTGCCGTCCAGTAAAATATCCCCCTCCGTCACATCATAAAACCGGGGAATCAGATTGCAGAGCGTCGTCTTACCGCCGCCCGACGGCCCGACAATCGCCACCTTTTCCCCTGCATATATCGTAAGATTCAGGTTGTGGAACACCTGATTGTGGTCATCCGGATATTCAAAACTGACGCCCCGAAACTCGATATTGCCGTACGCCTCTTCCAGTTCCACAGCATCCGGCTCATCAAAGATCTCGATGTCGGCATCCATGATCTGCAGAAACCGCTCGATTCCCGTCATCCCTCTCTGAAACTGCTCCGTAAACTCAATGATACGGCGTATCGTCGCCAGCAGTGTCGTCACATACAGGACATACGCCACCATGTCGCCGGGCAGGATCAGCCCGTTCATCAGAAAAAGACCGCCGCCGATCATAACCGCCAGATACATCAGCCCGTCAAAGATGCGGGTCGATGTGCTGAAATATCCCATGATCCGGTAAGTCTCTTTTTTGATTTTCAGAAATTCCTGATTGCCTTCCTCAAATCTGGCGTTCTCCATCTCCTCGTTGGCAAAGGCCTTTACAACCTTCTGCCCGAGCAGGCTGTCCTCGATTCTGGCGTTCAGTTCTCCGATCTGATTCCTCTGACGGGCAAAATTCCGTTTCACATAGCGGTTAATCTTCATGCAGACAACCGTCATCAGCGGCACAAACAAAAATACGAGCACAGTCAACAGCACATTGATGCGCGCCAGGATCACAAAGGAAACGCTGATCTTCAGACCGGCAATAAAAAATTCCTCCGGACAGTGATGGGCAAATTCTGTCACGTCAAACAGGTCGTTCGTAATGCGTCCCATGATCTGTCCGACTTTCGTATTATTGAAGTACGTATTCGACAGCTGCTGCAGATGTGCATAGGCGTCCCTGCGCATATCTGTCTCGATTCTCGCTCCCATCACATGGCCGATATTCGCCATATAATAATTGGCCACGGCATCCACAATACGCAGCACAAAATAGACTGCCGCAAACCCCAGGATCATCCGCACCGTGAGCAGGGCTATATCGGTCTGCGCCGTGTTCGTAATCCGTCGTATGAGCAGCGGCAGCACAATCTCACACACCGTTGTCAGGGCGGCGCAGAGCAGATCCACTGCCAGCGTGCCCCGATACGGCCTGAAATATGAGACAAATCTCCTTCCAAGCTCTTTTGTTGTATATTCTCTGTCCTTTGTCATTCCTGTTTCTTCAGTCTTTCTATCTCTCTTTGTAACTCGCTCAGTTTTTCCATCGCTTCGTCAAGTTCCTTCTGCTTACCTTCACTCGCCTCTTTTGCTCTCGCCTTTGCCGCCTCTTCTTCTATCTTTTTGCGCTCGAGATAACCGGTAACCATGGCTGGCTGTTCGATCGGCTCCCGGTCCTCAAAAAAGCTTGGATCGATGTCCACCCGATAGTCTTCCTCGCGCAGAATATAAGCCTTTCTCTCCATCTTTTTTCCCGCTTTTTGAGAATCGCCCGACTTATGTCCTTTTCTGCGCCCCGCTGTCCCCTCGCCATAATTGCCATGATAACCATCTTCTAATCTGCCATCCCCGCCGGCTTCATCTTCATACTCATCGCCGTCGTCATAGTCATCGGCTTCATAGTCCCCGCTGTCCTCAAAGTCCTCGGCTTCATAATCGCCGCCGTCTCCATCATCGTCATCCTCATAGTCGTCGGCTTCATAGTCTCCGTCGTCGTCATAGTCATCGGCTTCATAGTCCCCGTCGTCCTCATAGTCATCGGCTTCATAGTCCCCGTCGTCCTCATCGTCACCGCCCTTGCGGATTCCCTTCACCGTCAGAAAAAGCATCACGAGCACAACTACGATAATGCCACCGATCGCCGCCGTCTTCATCACAAAAGGGCTCTGATTCAGTCCACGATAGCCTTCCTCCGGTTCCCCGATGACCTCTTCCTCGCCCGGCTCCGCGGCCTCTTCCTGCACAATTTCGACAGTGTCCACATACTGACCGGACACATAACCGGTCCTGCCGCCGATCTCTACCTGATACCATCCGTTATCCGCCAGCCCGGTGATCTTGAGCACCACATCGTTGCTCACTTTGTCTATTGACTCATACTCTTTGCCCGGACCGGACCGGACATTTAACGAGCTGTCCGTTTTGATCGTCCCCTGCATGTTCATTTCTGTCACCTTGTAGTCTTCCTCCGCATACACAACACCTGAAAAAAGGAACACCGACAGAAGTATCGATGCCATAGCCATCTTTACCGCATATTTCACAGACAAAATGCCTGATTTCAACCTGTCTCTTTTCATGACGCAATACCTCCGTTTTATATTATATCATGTCCTTCGGACATGATAACCGATGCCATCCGGCTGTATAATATCTGCCGATATTATATTACATCCTTCGGACATGATAACCGATGCCATCCGGCTGTATAATATCTGCCGATATTATATTACATCCTTCGGACATGATAACCGATGCCATCCGGCTGTATAATATCTGCCGATATTATATTACATCCTTCGGACATGATAACCGATGCCATCCGGCTGTATAATATCTGCCGATATTATACAAAAATCTTTGGGCGCGGCGCGCGGCAAACGCGCAGCGAATGGATTTTTGAGTTTATTATACCATTTTATTCCAGCTTAAGAAGCAGAAAGAATAAAAATTTCATGATTTCTTAAGATTATATCGTCAGATCATGTTGCCTCTATTATCCTTCCATATTGCCTGAATTTTAACACAGATGAGGTAAAATAACAACGACAGTTCGATCTTCCTGAGTACAGATGCGAGAAAAGCGGTCACAGACAACTTGTCAGATCTTTGATCGGTTCACTCCCGTGTTGGCTGCGGATCATTGGCTGCCGTATATGTGTCAAGAAAATGATAGGTCTGTCCGTCTTTCTTATAGCCGATGACTTTATTCAGATTGACATTTTTTACACTGTTAAAAATATTCTGCTCAATGACATCGCTCTGTGCGCGCAGCTGCCGGATCAGCGCTTTCATCTCATCGCGCTTGGAGCCTGTCCCGCCCCCGCAGCTCGTACAGTTTTCCGTAAAGCGGCAGGCACACTGGATAAAATGCAGCCCGTTATAGTCCCGCCAAGCCTTCACTGCCTCTTCCCTGATCAGGTACATCGGCCGGATCAGCTCCATTCCCTCGAAGTTAAGGCTGTGCAGCTTGGGCATCATCGTTTCGATCTGTCCGCCATACAGCATCCCCATCAGAATTGTTTCAATCACATCGTCATAATGGTGTCCCAGCGCGATCTTATTGCAGCCAAGCGCCTTTGCATGATGATACAGATAGCCTCGGCGCATTCTCGCACACAGATAGCAGGGACTCTCTTCCACGTCTGCCACAATATCAAAAATTTCTGTATCAAAGACCGTCAGCGGGATACCGAGCAACTTTGCATTATTTTGAATGATCTGCCAGTTTTCTTTATGATACCCCGGATTCATCACCAGAAATACAAGATCAAAATTATTCCGTCCATGTTTTTTCAGTTCCTGGAACAGCTTTGCCATCAGCATGGAATCTTTGCCGCCGGATATACAGACCGCGATCCTGTCACCGTCCTCAATCAGTTCATATTCCCGTACTGCTTTCGTAAACCGGCACCATATATTTTTGCGATATTTTTTAATGATACTGCGCTCAGTCTCCCTGGTGCGCTCCAAAACTTCCGCTTCCCGCGCCAGTTCGCGCTGCTGCCGCAGCCGCACATAAGCGCGATAACCGCCCTCCACACTCATCGCCGCAATGCCCCGCATCGAAAGCCGCCGCGCCAGCTCGCCGCTTCTCGTGCCTGTATGACAGAGCAGATAAAGACAGGGGGCCTCAGGAAGGCGTCCGCTCTCCGTTTCACTCCCCAGTTCCAGTTCCCGCTCTATCTCCGGTCCCGGAACATTGACCGCTCCGGGGAAGCTGTCTCTCAAAAACTCGCTCTCCGGCCTGATGTCGATGATCGTTCTCTGCGTCTCTTCCAGCTGTTCCAGCTCATTTATAGTAATCACTGCAGTCGTTGCCATTTCTGTATCTGTTGCTATTACTGTATCCGTTGCCATCATTGCATCTGCTGTCATTGCTGTATCCGTTGTCATTGTTGTATTTGCTGTCATTTCTGTGTCCGCTGTCATCGTTGTATCCGTTACGACTCTTATTGTCATTGTCTGCCATCCCCTGTCCCTTTGTTTCTGTGTTGATTATAGTATGCGTCCCCACTCTTGGCAAGTCCATGCAGATCCCGGCAGATTCCCGCACTCTCACGCAGGCAGAATCTGTCTGCGCGCTTTCCGGCAAGCGGATAAACAGCAAAAGGCCCGGAAAGCCATGCGGCCCCGGACCTCTCATTTTCTGGCGGAACTAACTGCTTCACAGCCTCCGCATACATCGCGTCAATACAATTCTATTTCCTATGTTTCCTTACAGGAAAATATATTTGCATACGAACAAGACCGCCAGCACATACATCAACGGTGTGATTTTCTTTGCCTTACCACAGCAGAGATTGATAACGACATAGGAGATGACGCCGATCGCAATCCCTTCGGAAATGCTGTACATCAGCGGCATAGACAACAGACACAGATATGCGGGAATCGCCTCCGCCACATCGTCGAAAGAGATCTTAACGACAGCCGACAGCATCAGGAAGCCGACAAAGATCAGCGCCGGAGCCGTTGCAAAGCCCGGAACCGCCGTAAAAATCGGCGCAAAGAAGATCGCAACCAGAAACAGCAGTCCGGTCACGACGGAAGCCAGCCCGGTCCTTGCTCCCGCGCCGACACCGGCAGAGCTCTCCACAAATGTCGTCGTCGTGGAGGTTCCGAACACCGCGCCTACAGATGTGGCGATCGCATCCGCCAGCAATGCACTTTTAATCCTCGGCAGCTTTTCATTCTTATCGAGCATATCAGCCTTTGTGGCAACACCGATCAGCGTGCCGATCGTATCAAACATATCGACAAACAAAAACGCAAACACGATCACGATAAAATTGGTAACGCTCACGTTCGAATAGTCGCCCATAAAGCACTGTCCGAATGTCTTGCCAATCGCCGTAAAATCTGTCAGCGCAAACGTCGGATAGAGGGAATAAAATCCTGCCTCGGGCGTCACGACATACAGCCCTGTCGCCTGACAGATCATACCGAGAACCCAGG
The sequence above is a segment of the Lachnospiraceae bacterium JLR.KK008 genome. Coding sequences within it:
- a CDS encoding ATP-binding protein, encoding MATTAVITINELEQLEETQRTIIDIRPESEFLRDSFPGAVNVPGPEIERELELGSETESGRLPEAPCLYLLCHTGTRSGELARRLSMRGIAAMSVEGGYRAYVRLRQQRELAREAEVLERTRETERSIIKKYRKNIWCRFTKAVREYELIEDGDRIAVCISGGKDSMLMAKLFQELKKHGRNNFDLVFLVMNPGYHKENWQIIQNNAKLLGIPLTVFDTEIFDIVADVEESPCYLCARMRRGYLYHHAKALGCNKIALGHHYDDVIETILMGMLYGGQIETMMPKLHSLNFEGMELIRPMYLIREEAVKAWRDYNGLHFIQCACRFTENCTSCGGGTGSKRDEMKALIRQLRAQSDVIEQNIFNSVKNVNLNKVIGYKKDGQTYHFLDTYTAANDPQPTRE
- a CDS encoding HAMP domain-containing sensor histidine kinase, encoding MKFSLKLLLWMIIVMALALGFSGFYLVNYVFETSLEREVSQALDESSILSFAFETASLSVPAKYSVLPDSTVEEITSNLEMSGRGSGRLLRVSDEQKNVLYTGNGFSADDELLMQMEEEKKAYRIIRSGDKYYIHTGIAVKALDRVLYLEMMKDVSEVFTERAMGFSLYRQVMFVMLIVGTIAMHFISSFMTKPVRLLTKAAKRMAAGDYSYRARQVSRDELGQLTRDFNKMAKALERNIERLEEEIEAKEEFMGAFAHELKTPLTAIIGYADMLRSHKLDEENSFMSANYIYTEGKRLEAMSFRLLDIIVAGKNEAELQSVSAEAMFAYLQDMFAGSKEAVFTFTYEPGEILAEMNLIKTVLVNLIDNARKASEPGGKIEVSGQTLENGYRFAVRDNGIGIPQEELRKITKAFYMVDKSRARSKNGAGLGLALCVEILKIHHSELEIESEAGKGSCFSFVLPGQTAAQAQKKGRRKERNEV
- a CDS encoding VCBS repeat-containing protein; the protein is MKYAGKVMAVLLAAACLLVPLPVRAENDNVLADYEEYKSRLAAIEKTGDIGGCGFTVVEDQIFPIEVKGYGEISMIPAFDEQHGRLALFFAQEDGTVIYRTDQLETNNRFPGQMKQPGRSIAAIVFEDLNRDGYMDIVLLTTCVNDGGPYAGKPYRVGDVLFQSGQQTGFYQDYRISDQINRFGMNKNTELIIAFVRDGHSTEFLYTASTLDELLAQGLEIIPEQYYTRTFGKLGRLKVVPGIYHIASFDIFMVYVANEQGNIIASLQPMGNYDNLYALKGINCQDIDGDGLKDIVILAKYSYETDEGEMLVETDYSIYYQRTGAFSADTEIKAKYRCNDDDTMEKLVEKARAYWGWKVEKTEDD
- a CDS encoding ABC transporter ATP-binding protein — its product is MTKDREYTTKELGRRFVSYFRPYRGTLAVDLLCAALTTVCEIVLPLLIRRITNTAQTDIALLTVRMILGFAAVYFVLRIVDAVANYYMANIGHVMGARIETDMRRDAYAHLQQLSNTYFNNTKVGQIMGRITNDLFDVTEFAHHCPEEFFIAGLKISVSFVILARINVLLTVLVFLFVPLMTVVCMKINRYVKRNFARQRNQIGELNARIEDSLLGQKVVKAFANEEMENARFEEGNQEFLKIKKETYRIMGYFSTSTRIFDGLMYLAVMIGGGLFLMNGLILPGDMVAYVLYVTTLLATIRRIIEFTEQFQRGMTGIERFLQIMDADIEIFDEPDAVELEEAYGNIEFRGVSFEYPDDHNQVFHNLNLTIYAGEKVAIVGPSGGGKTTLCNLIPRFYDVTEGDILLDGKNIRQFTLKSLRRNIGVVQQDVYLFSGTVYDNIAYGKPGASMEEVREAAKRAGADEFINMLKDGYDTYVGERGVKLSGGQKQRISIARVFLKNPPVIILDEATSALDNESEYAVARSLDELAKGRTTLTIAHRLSSIRNSDRIMVLTQEGIVEEGNHEALMAREGMYYHFYEMANAWK
- a CDS encoding response regulator transcription factor gives rise to the protein MIKILIVDDEKPICDLIDLNLSSAGYQCTSVQDGLEALDLIEKNTYDLILLDIMLPGADGYDIMEYIRPLEIPVIFITAKHAVKDRVKGLKLGADDYLVKPFDVVELVARVEAVLRRYNKTEQKLSAGDVTVDVEARRVTKAGKPIVLTNKEFGLLVLFIKNKNVALFRETLYEKVWEEEYLGDSRTLDLHVQRLRRKLGWERCLVAVYKVGYRLEVSQ
- a CDS encoding SH3 domain-containing protein, with translation MKRDRLKSGILSVKYAVKMAMASILLSVFLFSGVVYAEEDYKVTEMNMQGTIKTDSSLNVRSGPGKEYESIDKVSNDVVLKITGLADNGWYQVEIGGRTGYVSGQYVDTVEIVQEEAAEPGEEEVIGEPEEGYRGLNQSPFVMKTAAIGGIIVVVLVMLFLTVKGIRKGGDDEDDGDYEADDYEDDGDYEADDYDDDGDYEADDYEDDDDGDGGDYEAEDFEDSGDYEADDYDDGDEYEDEAGGDGRLEDGYHGNYGEGTAGRRKGHKSGDSQKAGKKMERKAYILREEDYRVDIDPSFFEDREPIEQPAMVTGYLERKKIEEEAAKARAKEASEGKQKELDEAMEKLSELQREIERLKKQE
- a CDS encoding nitrite/sulfite reductase codes for the protein MAIDHREEFREDLKAFREMTGKFYAGEVSVPEYKSFSGGFGSYAQRGGERSMLRLRLTGGEVDRENLKFIADSIERHGIDRVHLSTCQSVQLHDLTEATVCGLIEEAFDHGIITRGGGGDFPRNVMCSPLSGVEEGEFFDVMPYAKEAADYALGLIKTVRLPRKLKICFENGVKNDTHATFRDMGFVAEAGGTFSVYVAGGLGSNPKMGVKVAEGAEPSKILYYIRSMVDLFTEYGEYEKRAVSRTRYLQNTLGIDGIQKIFTEKLEKNLAQGGLDIQVQTPVITKKGDGEISGSRIIKQKQDGLYAVFYHPFGGNPSTDFFRKLYEAVRDMEEVVVRITPQEGLYVINLTAHEAKQVLALTADGAETLFERSVACIGAATCQVGIGKSQELLAACLARVKEEGFADGVLPEIHISGCPSSCSAHQIGALGFRGGKKPTPEGPKFSFAVYEDGCAAFGEERFGNDLANLLEEDIPEFLVALGREVSEHGMTYEQFRSAYPDRLKEIAARFA
- a CDS encoding NCS2 family permease, whose amino-acid sequence is MIQIVIINVTIRSEEEKMEKLFKLSENQTNVRTEVIAGITTFMTMAYILAVNPSLLSAAGMDATAVLIATCLASFVGTVAMALLANYPFALAPGMGLNAYFAFTVCIGWGYDWRVALMAVFIEGLIFIVLSLTNVREAIFNAIPSTLKKGVSAGIGLFIAFIGLQNGHVVVNNDSTLLSYVDFVGTFHTEGICAILALLGLLLTAVLYVKKVKGSILIGIVATWVLGMICQATGLYVVTPEAGFYSLYPTFALTDFTAIGKTFGQCFMGDYSNVSVTNFIVIVFAFLFVDMFDTIGTLIGVATKADMLDKNEKLPRIKSALLADAIATSVGAVFGTSTTTTFVESSAGVGAGARTGLASVVTGLLFLVAIFFAPIFTAVPGFATAPALIFVGFLMLSAVVKISFDDVAEAIPAYLCLLSMPLMYSISEGIAIGVISYVVINLCCGKAKKITPLMYVLAVLFVCKYIFL